A window of the Cannabis sativa cultivar Pink pepper isolate KNU-18-1 chromosome X, ASM2916894v1, whole genome shotgun sequence genome harbors these coding sequences:
- the LOC115703616 gene encoding uncharacterized protein LOC115703616, which produces MDVAHFYLDGNTDAVEFCPHSPYYHVLAASTYTLHEGDQPSRLGSISLFTIDAEKCLLETSYCVETAGIFDIKWNPTGGNSGPLLAQADADGFLRIHGLLSSSDGSQRFLLEEKNSLKVCSSMCLYLDWNCSGTDITVGLSDGSVAITSLAESHVELKHKWKAHDYELWTTSFDNHQPHLVYTGSDDCKFSGWDLREGTSKAAFHNSKAHKMGVCCIAKSPNDPNTLLTGSYDENLRHWDVRSISRPVNEVSLGLGGGVWRIKHHPFVPGFVLAACMHNGFAIVNIKGGEFEVIERYSKHESLAYGADWHREEPIHGEESKNSLVATCSFYDRLLRIWRPQSNLYI; this is translated from the exons ATGGATGTGGCACATTTCTATCTGGACGGCAACACTGACGCTGTTGAGTTTTGTCCGCATAGTCCTTATTACCATGTTTTGGCAGCCTCAACGTACACATTACATGAGGGTGATCAACCCAGCCGATTAGGGAGCATTTCGCTCTTCACTATTGACGCTGAAAAATGTCTCCTTGAGACGTCTTATTGTGTTGAAACCGCGGGAATCTTTGATATAAAATGGAACCCAACTGGGGGCAACTCTGGTCCTTTACTAGCTCAAGCTGATGCCGATGGTTTCTTGAGAATTCATGGTCTCTTGAGCAGTTCAGATGGATCGCAAA GATTCTTATTGGAAGAGAAAAATAGTTTAAAGGTTTGTTCTTCAATGTGCCTTTATTTGGACTGGAATTGTTCGGGAACAGACATTACAGTGGGGCTTTCCGACGGTTCAGTGGCAATAACCTCTCTTGCAGAGTCTCATGTTGAGCTAAAACACAAATGGAAAGCTCATGATTACGAACTGTGGACAACTTCCTTTGATAACCACCAACCTCATTTGGTGTACACTGGTTCTGATGACTGCAAATTCAGTGGCTGGGATTTACGCGAGGGTACATCCAAAGCAGCATTTCATAATTCCAAGGCACATAAAATGGGTGTTTGTTGTATTGCCAAGAGCCCCAATGATCCCAACACACTACTTACAGGAAGCTATGATGAGAACTTGAGGCATTGGGATGTAAGATCAATTTCGAGACCTGTGAATGAAGTTTCTCTTGGTTTAGGAGGAGGAGTTTGGAGAATAAAGCATCACCCTTTTGTTCCAGGTTTCGTGTTGGCAGCTTGTATGCATAATGGATTTGCTATTGTCAATATTAAAGGGGGTGAGTTTGAAGTAATTGAAAGATATTCTAAGCACGAGTCACTTGCATATGGAGCTGATTGGCATAGAGAAGAACCTATTCATGGCGAAGAAAGCAAGAACTCGTTGGTCGCTACTTGCTCTTTTTATGACCGACTTCTTAGGATTTGGAGGCCTCAAAGTAATCTTTACATATGA
- the LOC115702913 gene encoding presequence protease 2, chloroplastic/mitochondrial-like, with amino-acid sequence MERATLLRSSIACNRIFSFRSATRRGLSSSSRSGSSPFSSSSSSSRNRSIPNINGRSLLRRQWRLLRTSTSSSSFRLHKHFSTLSPRAVATPTQSSSSEFSGVQDEVVEKLGFEKVSEEFIGECKSKAVLFRHKKTGAEVMSVSNDDENKVFGIVFRTPPKDSTGIPHILEHSVLCGSRKYPLKEPFVELLKGSLHTFLNAFTYPDRTCYPVASTNTKDFYNLVDVYLDAVFFPKCVEDFQTFQQEGWHYELNNPSEEISYKGVVFNEMKGVYSQPDNILGRSAQQALCPDNTYGVDSGGDPKVIPNLTFEEFKDFHRKYYHPSNARIWFYGDDDVSERLRILSEYLNMFDANSAPNESRIQPQKLFSEPIRIIEKYPAGEEGDLKKKHMVCLNWLLSEKPLDLETELTLGFLDHLMLGTPASPLRKILLESGLGEAIVGGGVEDELLQPQFSIGLKGVSEDNIQKVEELVISTLKKLAEEGFDTNAVEASMNTIEFSLRENNTGSFPRGLSLMLRSIGKWIYDMDPFEPLKYEKPLMALKARIESEGAKAVFSPLIEKFILNNPHRVTIEMQPDPKKASLEEAAEKEALDKVKASMTEEDLAELARATQELRLKQETPDPPEALRAVPSLSLQDIPKEPIHVPTEMGDINGVKVLKHDLFTNDVLYAEVVFNMSSLKQELLPLVPLFCQSLLEMGTKDLSFVQLNQLIGRKTGGISVYPLTSSVRGKEDPSRNIIVRGKAMAGRAEDLFNLVNCVLQEVQFTDQQRFKQFVSQSKARMENRLRGSGHGIAAARMDAKLNVAGWVSEQMGGVSYLEFLQTLEKKVDQDWEGISSSLEEIRKSLLSRNGCLINMTGEGKNLTNSEKYVSKFLDLLPTSSPYETTTWNARLSSGNEAIVIPTQVNYVGKAANIYETGYQLSGSAYVISKYIGNTWLWDRVRVSGGAYGGFCDFDSHSGVFSFLSYRDPNLLKTLDVYDGTAEFLRQLEMDDDTLTKAIIGTIGDVDSYQLPDAKGYSSLLRHLLGVTDEERQLRREQILSTSVKDFKEFADAIESVKDKGTVVAVASSDDVDAANKERNNFFQIKKAL; translated from the exons ATGGAGAGGGCGACTCTACTTCGCTCTTCCATAGCCTGCAATCGAATTTTCTCATTTCGTTCCGCTACTAGGCGCGGTCTCTCCTCTTCATCTCGCTCTGGTTCATCGCCattttcatcttcttcttcttcttcaagaaaCCGCTCCATTCCCAATATCAACGGGCGCTCTCTTCTCCGCCGCCAATGGAGATTACTACGCACTTCCACCTCGTCTTCTTCATTTCGTCTCCACAAGCACTTCTCTACTCTCTCTCCGCGAGCCGTCGCCACTCCCACTCAATCTTCTTCCTCAG AATTTTCTGGGGTCCAGGATGAGGTTGTGGAGAAGCTTGGTTTTGAGAAAGTTTCCGAAGAGTTTATCGGAGAGTGTAAGTCGAAAGCTGTGCTCTTTAGACATAAAAAGACTGGAGCTGAAGTGATGTCGGTGTCCAACGATGATGAGAATAAGGTTTTTGGCATTGTTTTCCGTACGCCACC GAAAGATTCTACTGGCATTCCGCACATATTGGAGCACAGTGTGCTGTGTGGCTCAAGAAAGTATCCTCTGAAAGAACCATTTGTTGAATTATTGAAAGGGAGCTTGCATACTTTTCTGAATGCATTCACCTATCCTGATAGAACTTGTTACCCGGTTGCTTCCACAAATACAAAG GATTTCTATAATCTCGTTGATGTGTACCTAGATGCTGTTTTCTTTCCTAAGTGCGTGGAGGATTTTCAGACATTCCAACAAGAGGGATGGCACTATGAACTCAACAATCCTTCTGAAGAAATAAGTTACAAAG GGGTTGTTTTCAATGAGATGAAGGGAGTTTACTCCCAGCCTGATAACATTTTAGGGCGATCTGCTCAACAG GCTCTCTGTCCAGACAATACCTATGGTGTTGATAGTGGAGGCGATCCAAAAGTTATTCCTAACCTCACATTTGAAGAATTTAAG GATTTTCACCGTAAATATTACCATCCCAGCAATGCTAGAATATGGTTTTATGGAGATGATGATGTCAGTGAGCGTCTTCGCATTTTAAGTG aatatttaaatatgttTGATGCAAATTCAGCTCCTAATGAATCGAGGATTCAACCTCAAAAGCTGTTTTCAGAGCCTATTAGGATTATTGAGAAATATCCTGCTGGTGAAGAGGGTGATTTGAAGAAGAAACACATGGTATGTCTTAATTGGCTTCTCTCTGAAAAGCCATTAGACCTGGAAACTGAGCTCACCCTTGGATTTTTGGATCATCTTATGTTGGGAACTCCTGCTTCTCCCTTGAGGAAAATCTTGCTCGAAAGTGGGCTTGGAGAGGCTATTGTAGGAGGTGGGGTAGAAGATGAGCTCCTTCAGCCTCAATTTAGTATTGGGTTGAAAGGTGTTTCAGAAGATAACATTCAGAAGGTAGAAGAATTAGTAATCagtacattaaaaaaattagcagaGGAAGGTTTTGATACAAATGCCGTGGAAGCATCAATGAATACGATTGAGTTTTCTCTTCGGGAGAACAACACTGGATCATTTCCCCGTGGTTTGTCCCTAATGCTTCGGTCCATT GGTAAGTGGATATATGACATGGATCCCTTTGAGCCTTTGAAGTATGAGAAACCCTTAATGGCCCTTAAAGCCAGAATAGAAAGTGAAGGTGCCAAAGCTGTTTTCTCTCCTCTTATAGAGAAATTCATTTTGAACAATCCACACCGAGTTACAATAGAAATGCAG CCTGATCCAAAGAAAGCTTCTCTTGAGGAAGCAGCTGAGAAAGAAGCATTGGATAAAGTTAAAGCCAGCATGACTGAAGAAGATCTTGCTGAACTAGCACGCGCTACACAAGAATTGCGGCTTAAGCAGGAAACTCCTGATCCACCGGAAGCTTTGAGAGCTGTTCCTAGCCTTTCTCTTCAGGACATTCCCAAAGAACCTATACATGTTCCCACTGAG ATGGGAGATATTAATGGAGTAAAGGTTTTGAAGCATGACCTTTTCACCAATGATGTCCTCTATGCAGAAGTTGTTTTCAACATGAGCTCACTGAAGCAAGAGCTTCTTCCTCTTGTACCTCTTTTTTG TCAATCATTGCTGGAGATGGGTACAAAAGATTTATCTTTTGTGCAGCTTAATCAATTGATTGGGAGGAAAACTGGAGGCATATCAGTTTATCCACTAACATCATCTGTTCGTGGCAAGGAGGATCCTAGTAGGAATATAATTGTTCGAGGCAAAGCCATGGCAGGACGTGCTGAAGATCTATTCAACCTG GTTAACTGTGTTCTTCAAGAAGTTCAGTTCACTGACCAGCAGCGGTTTAAACAATTTGTTTCCCAAAGCAAAGCAAGAATGGAG AACCGTTTAAGAGGCAGTGGACACGGGATCGCAGCTGCTAGGATGGACGCAAAGTTAAATGTTGCAGGGTGGGTTTCTGAACAAATGGGTGGCGTCAG TTACTTGGAGTTCTTGCAAACTCTCGAAAAAAAAGTTGATCAAGATTGGGAGGGAATTTCTTCATCTCTTGAGGAGATACGCAAAAGCTTACTATCTCGTAATGGCTGCTTAATAAATATGACCGGAGAGGGGAAAAACCTCACCAACTCAGAAAAATATGTTAGCAAATTTCTTGATTTGCTTCCCACCAGCTCTCCTTATGAAACAACGACTTGGAATGCACGATTGTCATCTGGAAACGAGGCCATTGTGATACCTACGCAG GTTAATTATGTTGGGAAAGCAGCCAACATATACGAGACAGGTTATCAGCTCAGTGGGAGTGCATAcgttatttcaaaatatatcggTAATACATGGTTGTGGGATCGCGTTAGAGTTAGTGGGGGTGCTTATGGTGGTTTTTGTGACTTTGATTCTCACTCAG GAGTATTTTCTTTCTTATCTTACCGTGACCCAAATCTATTAAAGACTCTTGATGTATATGATGGAACTGCGGAGTTTCTACGCCAACTAGAAATGGATGATGATACTCTCACAAAGGCCATTATTGGAACCATAGGAGATGTGGATTCATACCAGCTCCCAGATGCCAAAGGTTATAGTAG TTTATTGCGCCATTTGTTGGGAGTCACAGATGAAGAGAGGCAATTGAGACGTGAACAGATATTGTCAACCAG TGTGAAGGACTTTAAAGAATTTGCCGATGCAATCGAATCGGTCAAGGATAAAGGAACTGTAGTTGCAGTTGCCTCTTCAGATGATGTCGATGCGGCTAACAAGGAGCGCAATAATTTCTTCCAAATAAAGAAAGCCCTTTGA
- the LOC115702332 gene encoding probable carboxylesterase 12, which yields MDNEIAQDLSPLIKLYKNGQIERLVGTATVSASLDPETGVNSNDVVISPETTLSARLYIPKSAGSIQTKLPLLVYFHGGGFCVETAFSPVYHNHLNSLSSQANIAIISVNYRLAPEHPLPAAYDDSWAVFKWALAHSNAKGPNEWLNSLVDFGRVFLAGDSAGGNIAHHVALRAGFEGINLRGIVLIHPYFWGKEPIGDEGKDGGSSGDEAYPGMLWKFVNPSSNNGSDDPLINPSKDPNVGKLGCGRVMVCVAEKDGLKDRGWFYKEVLKKSGWDGCVEVVETKGEGHVFHLFNPNSANAVEFMAQISSFINQ from the coding sequence ATGGATAATGAAATAGCTCAAGATCTCTCTCCTCTTATCAAACTCTACAAAAATGGCCAAATTGAGCGTCTCGTCGGAACAGCCACCGTCTCCGCTTCCCTCGACCCCGAAACCGGCGTTAACTCAAACGACGTCGTTATCTCTCCCGAAACAACTTTATCAGCTCGGCTTTACATACCCAAATCGGCCGGCTCAATTCAAACCAAACTCCCTCTCCTCGTTTACTTTCACGGCGGTGGCTTCTGCGTCGAAACCGCCTTCTCTCCCGTTTACCATAACCACCTCAACTCTCTTTCATCTCAAGCAAACATAGCTATTATCTCAGTAAATTACCGATTAGCCCCCGAGCACCCTCTTCCAGCCGCTTACGACGATTCATGGGCCGTTTTCAAATGGGCCTTAGCCCATTCCAACGCTAAAGGCCCAAACGAGTGGCTCAATTCCTTAGTTGATTTCGGAAGAGTTTTTCTCGCTGGAGATAGCGCCGGCGGTAACATTGCCCACCACGTGGCACTCCGAGCGGGTTTTGAGGGAATTAATCTGAGAGGGATTGTTTTAATTCATCCGTATTTCTGGGGGAAGGAACCGATCGGAGATGAAGGCAAGGACGGAGGAAGTAGCGGAGATGAAGCTTATCCGGGTATGTTGTGGAAGTTTGTTAACCCGTCGTCGAATAATGGGTCGGATGATCCGTTGATAAACCCGAGTAAGGATCCGAATGTGGGGAAGTTGGGTTGTGGAAGAGTGATGGTTTGTGTGGCGGAGAAAGATGGGTTGAAGGATCGTGGGTGGTTTTATAAGGAAGTGTTGAAGAAGAGTGGGTGGGATGGTTGTGTTGAGGTGGTGGAGACCAAAGGAGAAGGTCATGTCTTCCATTTGTTCAATCCAAATTCTGCTAATGCTGTTGAGTTTATGGCTCAAATCTCTAGCTTTATCAATCAATGA
- the LOC115702912 gene encoding probable carboxylesterase 2, whose translation MSSIINSIQTLQFSTSLHFFSSTPSSSSSSLPKLRLKPSTTTTTTTKLFCISSTPDAMAAPTTDEVARDFFPFLRIYKSGRIERIAGADVVPPSIDPKTGVESKDVVISPETGVKARLYVPNSSVAGQSQSPKKLPLVVYFHGGGFCVETPFCAKYHNAVNTLVAEANVVAVSVDYRLAPENPIPIAYDDSWDAVKWVVSHSEGTGPEEWLNSRADHERVFFAGDSAGANIAHHMAIRVGLEGGLSNGSKLLGIALIHPYFWGAEPIGNEVKFPEKGKWAEGIWRFVSPTTTGVDDPYINPGKDSNLGKLGCERVLICVAENDLLRDRGLYYKEILEKSDWVGRVEVVEAAGDEHVFHLTKPTCENAVAMLKKISSFVEQS comes from the coding sequence ATGTCTTCAATAATAAATTCAATCCAAACACTCCAATTCAGTACTTCTCTTCACTTCTTCTCCTCcacaccttcttcttcttcttcttccttaccCAAGCTTAGACTAAAACcctcaacaacaacaacaacaactacaaAACTCTTCTGCATCTCTTCCACTCCCGACGCCATGGCAGCCCCCACCACTGACGAAGTAGCTCGCGACTTCTTTCCTTTTCTCAGAATCTACAAAAGCGGCCGCATCGAGCGAATCGCCGGCGCCGACGTTGTCCCCCCTTCGATTGACCCCAAAACTGGCGTCGAATCCAAAGATGTAGTGATCTCACCTGAAACCGGAGTCAAAGCAAGGCTGTACGTTCCCAATTCCTCTGTCGCCGGTCAAAGCCAATCTCCGAAAAAGCTTCCTCTGGTGGTTTACTTTCACGGTGGAGGTTTCTGCGTCGAGACACCTTTCTGTGCTAAGTACCACAACGCCGTTAACACCTTGGTCGCCGAAGCCAACGTGGTGGCTGTCTCCGTTGATTACAGATTAGCTCCGGAGAATCCGATCCCGATTGCTTACGACGATTCATGGGATGCCGTGAAATGGGTCGTCTCTCATTCCGAGGGGACTGGTCCGGAAGAGTGGTTGAACTCACGTGCGGATCACGAGCGAGTTTTCTTCGCGGGAGACAGTGCTGGAGCTAACATTGCTCATCACATGGCTATACGAGTGGGATTAGAAGGTGGGTTAAGCAATGGATCGAAGCTTTTGGGTATTGCTCTAATTCATCCTTACTTTTGGGGAGCAGAGCCGATTGGTAATGAGGTGAAATTTCCAGAGAAAGGGAAATGGGCAGAAGGGATTTGGCGTTTTGTGAGTCCAACCACAACTGGTGTTGATGATCCGTACATAAATCCAGGTAAGGATAGTAATTTGGGGAAATTGGGTTGTGAGAGAGTGTTGATTTGTGTGGCTGAGAATGATTTGTTAAGGGATAGGGGATTGTATTATAAGGAGATTTTGGAGAAGAGTGATTGGGTTGGGAGAGTTGAGGTGGTGGAAGCTGCTGGGGATGAGCATGTATTCCATCTTACTAAGCCAACTTGTGAAAATGCTGTGGCTATGCTTAAGAAAATATCTTCCTTTGTCGAACAAAGCTAG
- the LOC115703183 gene encoding 2-hydroxyisoflavanone dehydratase, whose amino-acid sequence MEAKPSNSKEVAIEFPFFRLFKDRTIDRFFGDPFLPPSPDSESGVKSKDVVISPQTGVTARIFLPQIPDPTRKLPLLIYYHGGAFCVGSPFSPPYSQYAPSLAEQANVVVLSVHYRRAPEDLLPTAFDDAWDAVKWAAAHSGGNGPESWINQFADLNKVFLGGDSAGATLAHNVAIRAGVDGLSGPKLMGMVLFHPYFGNDKPDKMLEVIFPTCEGVDDPRVNPSSDPNLVRLGCLRVLIFVAEKDFLRKRGWSYYEALKKSGWSGVVEIVETEDENHVFHLFDPTSEKAQAMMKKTVSILNQAQAHI is encoded by the coding sequence ATGGAGGCCAAACCTTCAAACTCAAAAGAAGTAGCCATCGAATTCCCTTTCTTCCGTCTCTTCAAAGATCGCACCATAGACAGATTCTTCGGAGACCCATTTCTCCCTCCCTCACCCGACTCCGAATCCGGTGTTAAATCCAAAGACGTCGTCATCTCTCCCCAAACCGGAGTAACCGCCAGAATCTTCCTTCCCCAAATACCCGACCCGACCCGAAAACTCCCACTTCTCATTTACTACCACGGCGGCGCTTTCTGCGTCGGATCTCCGTTCTCTCCTCCTTACAGTCAGTACGCCCCTTCGTTGGCCGAACAAGCAAACGTCGTCGTTTTGTCTGTTCACTACCGCAGGGCACCGGAGGATCTACTCCCGACCGCTTTCGATGACGCCTGGGATGCCGTCAAGTGGGCCGCGGCCCATTCCGGTGGTAATGGGCCTGAATCTTGGATTAACCAGTTCGCGGATTTAAATAAAGTTTTCTTGGGCGGGGATAGTGCTGGTGCGACTCTGGCCCATAACGTGGCGATTCGGGCCGGTGTTGATGGGCTTAGTGGGCCGAAACTTATGGGTATGGTTTTGTTTCACCCGTATTTCGGGAACGACAAACCAGACAAAATGCTTGAGGTGATATTTCCCACGTGTGAAGGTGTTGATGACCCGAGAGTTAACCCGAGTTCGGATCCGAATCTGGTGAGGTTGGGTTGCTTGAGAGTGTTGATTTTCGTAGCTGAGAAGGATTTTCTGAGGAAAAGAGGTTGGAGTTATTATGAGGCGTTGAAGAAGAGTGGGTGGAGTGGGGTTGTGGAGATTGTCGAGACTGAAGATGAGAATCATGTCTTTCATTTATTTGATCCCACGAGTGAGAAGGCCCAAGCTATGATGAAGAAGACTGTTTCAATCTTGAATCAGGCCCAAGCCCATATTTAA
- the LOC115715948 gene encoding uncharacterized protein LOC115715948 has translation MEMAEVAMIPPPLTVLPPSAASEFNFDSNCSSPYITAPSSPQRFGNFFFSAPTSPTRVSAVAVATATATAAASLYGVDISLISADSISPRNSSASTNIPFKWEQKPGIPKGINTNDNDDDDDDDFEFDFSGQLEKGSLSMADELFDGGKIRPLKPPPRNYDSSGPNSSVNSPRSRISQGKKMVQDVLMSPRRKRDENFDPFAAAIEETRKNSNQDREPNPENKLGRGRERSSARIKGTRSLSPMRVSDALLFDPEENSSDQFSGKIVSDPNSTSNNSRSAYSSILSAISFANRKWKLKDLLLFRSASEGRASSVSESFRKYAVLSKKPATAPAPAPAPEDVRNSSFRSTDSVGSVSSRRRGPAVSAHELHYTVNRAVSEEMKKKTFLPYKQGLLGCLGFNPGVHEISRSFGSLSRA, from the coding sequence ATGGAGATGGCCGAAGTGGCCATGATTCCACCACCACTAACAGTACTCCCACCCTCCGCCGCCTCCGAATTCAACTTCGACAGTAATTGTTCCTCACCTTACATCACAGCTCCCTCTAGTCCTCAACGCTTCGGAAACTTTTTCTTCAGCGCACCCACCAGCCCCACACGTGTCTCCGCCGTCGCCGTCGCCACCGCCACCGCCACTGCCGCCGCCTCCTTATACGGCGTCGACATCTCTCTCATCTCGGCCGATTCTATTTCTCCCAGAAATTCTTCCGCTTCTACTAATATTCCCTTTAAATGGGAACAAAAGCCTGGAATCCCTAAAGGAATTAATACAAACGATaacgatgatgatgatgatgatgattttgaGTTTGATTTTAGTGGACAGTTAGAGAAAGGTTCGTTATCCATGGCCGATGAATTATTCGATGGTGGGAAAATTCGACCTCTGAAACCACCTCCTCGAAATTACGATTCGTCGGGACCTAATTCTTCTGTTAATTCGCCGAGATCGAGAATTTCTCAGGGGAAGAAAATGGTTCAAGATGTACTAATGTCACCCAGAAGAAAAAGGGACGAGAATTTCGACCCATTCGCTGCCGCCATTGAAGAAACTCGTAAGAACAGTAATCAAGATCGAGaaccaaacccagaaaataaattAGGACGCGGGAGAGAAAGATCATCAGCCAGGATTAAAGGGACTCGATCCTTATCCCCCATGCGTGTTTCCGACGCGCTACTGTTCGACCCGGAAGAAAATTCCTCCGATCAATTTTCCGGGAAAATAGTCTCCGATCCCAATTCAACCTCAAACAATTCGAGATCGGCTTACTCGTCGATCTTGTCCGCCATTTCCTTCGCCAACCGTAAATGGAAACTCAAGGACTTATTACTCTTTCGTAGCGCGTCGGAAGGTCGAGCTTCTTCAGTGAGCGAGTCTTTCCGGAAGTACGCCGTTCTGTCAAAAAAGCCGGCGACGGCGCCGGCGCCGGCGCCGGCACCGGAGGATGTGAGGAATTCGAGTTTTCGATCGACGGACAGTGTGGGTTCGGTGAGTTCGAGGCGGCGAGGGCCGGCGGTTTCGGCTCACGAGTTGCATTATACGGTGAATCGGGCGGTGTCGGAggaaatgaagaagaaaactTTCTTGCCATACAAGCAAGGTCTGTTgggttgtttagggtttaatCCAGGTGTTCATGAGATTTCTAGGAGCTTTGGTTCTTTATCACGtgcatga